A section of the Agromyces aurantiacus genome encodes:
- a CDS encoding glycosyltransferase → MKIGIIAPPWLPIPPSGYGGIESFIDTLACALQGLGHDVRLAASSDSTCPVPRVPGFEPSDPAKMGVTSHELQHLLRAFRALEDVDVIVDNTLAGPILARFATRVPVVTVAHGPLIPLEQELYLGGSPQVAFVAISHNQASLAGDVPIARVIHHGIRAEDVPVGPGGDTVAFVGRMSPTKGLPEAIRAAAIAGIPLRIAAKMQEAAEQEYFTDVVRPALGSGAEYLGELTAEEKYRLMGESLALLNPIQWDEPFGLVMIEALAAGTPVVATPRGSVREIVEEGRTGFIRDEPAELAAALTASATLDRRACRASVEERFTAQRMAEDYVALFADLIRERRRPPRVGASRPAAVTAPTHPHGAP, encoded by the coding sequence ATGAAGATCGGCATCATCGCTCCTCCCTGGCTCCCCATCCCGCCGAGCGGGTACGGCGGGATCGAGTCCTTCATCGACACCCTGGCGTGCGCGCTCCAGGGCCTCGGCCACGACGTGCGGCTCGCCGCCTCCTCCGACAGCACCTGTCCGGTCCCCCGTGTGCCCGGATTCGAGCCGTCCGACCCGGCGAAGATGGGCGTGACCTCGCACGAGCTGCAGCACCTCCTCCGGGCGTTCCGTGCGCTCGAGGACGTCGACGTGATCGTCGACAACACCCTCGCGGGGCCGATCCTCGCGCGATTCGCCACCCGCGTGCCGGTGGTCACGGTCGCGCACGGCCCGCTGATCCCGCTCGAGCAGGAGCTGTACCTCGGCGGGTCGCCGCAGGTGGCGTTCGTCGCGATCTCGCACAACCAGGCCTCGCTCGCCGGAGACGTGCCGATCGCGCGCGTGATCCACCACGGCATCCGCGCGGAGGACGTGCCCGTCGGCCCGGGCGGCGACACGGTCGCGTTCGTCGGACGGATGAGTCCCACCAAGGGCCTGCCGGAGGCGATCCGGGCCGCGGCGATCGCCGGCATCCCCCTGCGCATCGCCGCGAAGATGCAGGAGGCCGCCGAGCAGGAGTACTTCACGGACGTGGTGCGCCCCGCGCTCGGATCCGGTGCCGAGTACCTCGGCGAGCTCACGGCCGAGGAGAAGTACCGGCTCATGGGCGAATCGCTGGCCCTGCTGAACCCGATCCAGTGGGACGAGCCGTTCGGGCTCGTGATGATCGAGGCGCTCGCGGCGGGCACGCCCGTCGTCGCCACCCCGCGCGGATCGGTGCGGGAGATCGTCGAGGAGGGCCGGACCGGCTTCATCCGCGACGAACCTGCGGAGCTCGCGGCCGCGCTCACCGCATCGGCGACGCTCGATCGGCGCGCCTGCCGCGCGTCGGTCGAGGAGCGATTCACGGCGCAGCGGATGGCGGAGGACTACGTCGCCCTGTTCGCCGACCTGATCCGGGAGCGCCGGCGACCACCGCGGGTGGGCGCGTCCCGGCCGGCCGCCGTGACGGCGCCCACCCACCCGCACGGAGCGCCGTGA
- a CDS encoding MFS transporter, giving the protein MLGNTLAASFIWGINTLFLLDAGLTNLEAFAANAFFSVGMFLFEIPTGVVADTVGRRASYLLGTVTLAATTVMYWLLWVWQSPFWAWALVSVLLGLGFTFFSGAVDAWLVDALQATGYRGSLEAAFGRAVVVGNVAMLGGSVLGGVIAQLTNLGVPFLVRAGILAVMFVVAAVLMRDLGFTPERGLGPIAATRGVLRASVRYGLGNRPVRWLMLTTPFTTGVGFYAFYALQPYLLELWGDEGAYSVAGLAAALLSGAGIVGGLLAPWVRRRFRKRTSVILLAAVSSALVLVALSLTANFWVAVVLIAVWGVTSSIDDPVHRSYLNDMIPSKQRATVLSFDSLLGSAGGAAIQPVLGRTADLGGYGFSMLWSGVIQAFAVPFVLLSRAQHDPADTAREVTPGPVAGDEPSTDAALPPVAD; this is encoded by the coding sequence ATGCTCGGCAACACGCTGGCCGCCTCGTTCATCTGGGGCATCAACACGCTCTTCCTCCTCGACGCGGGCCTGACGAACCTCGAGGCCTTCGCCGCGAACGCCTTCTTCAGCGTCGGGATGTTCCTCTTCGAGATCCCCACCGGCGTGGTCGCCGACACCGTGGGCCGTCGCGCCTCGTACCTGCTCGGCACGGTCACGCTCGCGGCGACGACCGTGATGTACTGGCTGCTCTGGGTCTGGCAGTCGCCGTTCTGGGCGTGGGCGCTCGTGTCGGTCCTGCTGGGCCTGGGCTTCACGTTCTTCTCGGGCGCGGTCGACGCCTGGCTCGTCGACGCGCTGCAGGCGACCGGCTACCGGGGCAGCCTCGAGGCGGCGTTCGGGCGGGCGGTCGTCGTCGGGAACGTCGCCATGCTCGGCGGGTCGGTGCTCGGCGGCGTGATCGCGCAGCTGACGAACCTCGGCGTCCCGTTCCTGGTCCGAGCGGGGATCCTCGCCGTCATGTTCGTGGTCGCCGCCGTGCTCATGCGCGACCTCGGCTTCACGCCTGAGCGCGGCCTCGGTCCGATCGCCGCCACCCGCGGGGTGCTGCGCGCCTCGGTGCGATACGGCCTGGGCAACCGGCCCGTGCGCTGGCTCATGCTGACCACCCCGTTCACGACCGGCGTCGGCTTCTACGCCTTCTACGCGTTGCAGCCCTACCTGCTCGAACTCTGGGGCGACGAGGGCGCGTACTCGGTCGCGGGCCTGGCCGCGGCACTGCTCTCAGGCGCGGGCATCGTGGGCGGGCTGCTCGCGCCATGGGTGCGCCGTCGCTTCCGCAAGCGCACGTCGGTGATCCTGCTCGCGGCCGTGTCGAGCGCGCTCGTGCTCGTCGCGCTCTCGCTGACCGCGAACTTCTGGGTCGCGGTGGTGCTCATCGCCGTCTGGGGCGTCACCTCGTCGATCGACGACCCCGTGCACCGCTCCTACCTCAACGACATGATCCCGTCGAAGCAGCGAGCGACCGTGCTGTCGTTCGACTCGCTGCTCGGGAGCGCGGGCGGCGCCGCCATCCAGCCCGTCCTCGGCCGCACGGCCGACCTCGGCGGCTACGGGTTCTCGATGCTGTGGAGCGGTGTCATCCAGGCCTTCGCGGTGCCGTTCGTGCTGCTCAGCAGGGCCCAGCACGACCCGGCCGACACCGCGCGCGAGGTCACCCCCGGCCCGGTCGCGGGCGACGAGCCGTCGACGGATGCCGCGCTGCCGCCGGTCGCCGACTGA
- a CDS encoding sugar phosphate isomerase/epimerase family protein: protein MDELTEQAEHDARVLGRSLGLTRRQLLAATTGMAAAAAVGLAGGHTHAHAAPAAAGPGANGVLVPPGKRGIILYTVRDAISRDPNTTDLPSGFKEVLEELARIGFKQIEFAGYNQHANAEGGNLNSVAGAQLLRTWLDDNGLEAEGNHGSIPSTITDATLAQFDYACEIANILGFGHIGTGSDPTSSAYLADWQAAADRWNVLGERAATHGLKLYTHNHDAAYSFLLDSGPLDATGRPTRSSGVRRLEWFLQNTSPDHVYLEMDIYWAHVAQYRFQSFTAPDGTVVQDLFDPAGLVAAQTTRFPLFHAKDGASRPDLAAGYSIVPFGAGDIDYTTFFQRVGAKGYHNAMYEQDNAAQVNSDRLTAPSPSLSLENSAYSYANVAALRG, encoded by the coding sequence ATGGATGAACTGACGGAACAGGCCGAGCACGACGCCCGCGTCCTCGGGCGCAGCCTCGGCCTCACGCGTCGCCAGCTGCTGGCGGCGACGACGGGCATGGCCGCGGCCGCCGCGGTCGGCCTCGCGGGCGGCCACACCCACGCGCACGCGGCGCCGGCCGCGGCGGGCCCGGGCGCCAACGGCGTGCTCGTCCCGCCCGGCAAGCGGGGCATCATCCTGTACACGGTCCGCGACGCCATCAGCCGCGACCCGAACACCACCGACCTGCCCTCGGGCTTCAAGGAGGTGCTCGAGGAGCTGGCGCGCATCGGGTTCAAGCAGATCGAGTTCGCCGGCTACAACCAGCACGCCAACGCCGAGGGCGGCAACCTCAACAGCGTCGCGGGCGCGCAGCTGCTGCGCACCTGGCTCGACGACAACGGACTCGAGGCCGAGGGCAACCACGGCTCCATCCCGTCGACGATCACCGACGCGACGCTCGCGCAGTTCGACTACGCGTGCGAGATCGCGAACATCCTCGGCTTCGGCCACATCGGCACGGGCAGCGACCCGACCAGCAGCGCGTACCTCGCCGACTGGCAGGCCGCGGCCGACCGGTGGAACGTCCTCGGCGAGCGCGCCGCCACGCACGGACTCAAGCTGTACACGCACAACCACGACGCGGCGTACAGCTTCCTGCTCGACAGCGGGCCGCTCGACGCGACCGGCCGCCCCACGCGTTCGAGCGGCGTCCGTCGCCTCGAATGGTTCCTGCAGAACACGAGCCCGGACCACGTGTACCTGGAGATGGACATCTACTGGGCCCACGTCGCCCAGTACCGCTTCCAGAGCTTCACGGCGCCCGACGGCACCGTGGTGCAGGACCTCTTCGACCCGGCCGGGCTCGTGGCGGCGCAGACCACGCGGTTCCCGCTGTTCCACGCGAAGGACGGCGCCTCGCGGCCCGACCTCGCCGCCGGATACTCGATCGTGCCGTTCGGCGCCGGTGACATCGACTACACCACCTTCTTCCAGCGCGTCGGGGCGAAGGGGTACCACAACGCGATGTACGAGCAGGACAACGCCGCCCAGGTCAACTCCGACCGCCTCACCGCGCCGTCGCCCTCGCTGTCCCTCGAGAACTCGGCGTACTCGTACGCCAACGTGGCCGCCCTCCGCGGCTGA
- a CDS encoding PQQ-dependent sugar dehydrogenase translates to MHIARSRLAALVIGAAVAATAAIAGPAAAHDGHDHGDEVSATTWANYERVTLAASAGVGEPIDLAVLPDSRVLHTTRGGQLRLTDPAQGTTTVVNTIDVYANSEDGLQTVTLDPDFEENGWVYLYYAPRVMEAPYPATTPTGSAPNTLPAGADASYWDQWKGYNQLSRFKWDAEASALDLSTQQDIIKVEVQRGQCCHVAGDVAFDDDGNLLLATGDNTPAGTPGANGYAPNNDRPGYNPGFDARRGAGNTNDLRGKILRIDVQEDGSYTIPEGNLFEPGTAKTRPEIFVMGVRNPFRIDFDPVTGAVTWGDYGPDAGTASDLRGPMGYVEWQSTTTPLNGGWPYCHGPNANYNDWDFETATQGPWFDCDGTLLNTSAYNTGLDQLPTATAPQLWYGDRPEHQPWPEFGSGGQAPMGGPTYRFDEENESLTKFPSYWDGKTFMGEFSRDRAFVFSQDDPDGEVTKIEDFLPNSALGGATLGAWDNVMDLEFGPDGALYVLNYGDGFFRPNPDAGLYRIDYVEGTKGPRAVVEASVTSGDGPLAVEFDASGSSHPDDLALSFAWDFENTGTFTEGEATASYTYEEDGQYQARVRVTDAGGRVSLASVTITVGNTAPVVEIVSPVDGSFVDWGDEVAFEVKVTDPDETIDCSRVLWSYGLGHDNTHTHPLFTGSGCTATIETSLEAGHGETENIYGQIGASYTDAGTDTAPALTGDDVVLLNPRALQAEHSDARSGDVTVVDDETAAGFRHLAGLDAGEWIAYDPVELGGITGVELLAKGAGTVTLHWADADGDQVAEFAVDSASDWQAVSVPLTVIPEGTGRIVVTSTGGVLLDQFEFTTSTSDVRALLNALAADKRITKGAAASFGDTLDEIEAALEAGDTATATAGLEFIVTQVPNRIRTDADAAALVIRAVEAVIANL, encoded by the coding sequence ATGCACATCGCACGTTCACGCCTCGCGGCGCTGGTGATCGGGGCCGCGGTCGCGGCCACCGCCGCCATCGCGGGGCCCGCTGCCGCCCATGACGGGCACGACCACGGTGACGAGGTCTCCGCCACGACCTGGGCCAACTACGAGCGCGTGACGCTCGCGGCGTCGGCCGGCGTCGGCGAGCCGATCGACCTCGCCGTCCTGCCCGACTCGCGCGTCCTGCACACCACGCGCGGCGGCCAGCTGCGCCTGACCGACCCCGCGCAGGGCACGACGACCGTGGTCAACACCATCGACGTCTACGCCAACTCCGAGGACGGCCTGCAGACCGTCACGCTCGACCCCGACTTCGAGGAGAACGGCTGGGTCTACCTCTACTACGCACCCCGGGTGATGGAGGCTCCGTATCCGGCCACGACGCCCACCGGCTCGGCGCCGAACACGCTCCCCGCCGGCGCGGACGCGTCGTACTGGGACCAGTGGAAGGGCTACAACCAGCTCAGCCGCTTCAAGTGGGATGCCGAGGCGAGCGCGCTCGACCTGTCGACGCAGCAGGACATCATCAAGGTCGAGGTGCAGCGCGGCCAGTGCTGCCACGTCGCGGGCGACGTCGCCTTCGACGACGACGGCAACCTGCTGCTCGCCACCGGTGACAACACCCCGGCCGGCACGCCCGGCGCCAACGGCTATGCGCCCAACAACGACCGCCCCGGGTACAACCCCGGCTTCGACGCGCGACGCGGCGCCGGCAACACGAACGACCTGCGCGGAAAGATCCTGCGGATCGACGTGCAGGAGGACGGCAGCTACACCATCCCGGAGGGCAACCTCTTCGAGCCGGGCACCGCGAAGACGCGGCCCGAGATCTTCGTGATGGGCGTGCGCAACCCGTTCCGCATCGACTTCGACCCGGTGACGGGTGCGGTCACCTGGGGCGACTACGGCCCCGACGCGGGCACTGCGAGCGACCTGCGCGGCCCGATGGGCTACGTGGAGTGGCAGTCGACGACCACGCCGCTGAACGGTGGCTGGCCCTACTGCCACGGCCCGAACGCGAACTACAACGACTGGGACTTCGAGACGGCGACCCAGGGCCCGTGGTTCGACTGCGACGGCACCCTCCTGAACACGAGCGCCTACAACACCGGCCTCGACCAGCTGCCCACGGCCACCGCGCCGCAGCTCTGGTACGGCGACCGCCCCGAGCACCAGCCGTGGCCGGAGTTCGGCTCGGGCGGCCAGGCCCCCATGGGCGGGCCCACCTACCGCTTCGACGAGGAGAACGAATCGCTGACGAAGTTCCCGTCGTACTGGGACGGCAAGACGTTCATGGGCGAGTTCTCGCGCGACCGCGCGTTCGTCTTCTCCCAGGACGACCCCGACGGCGAGGTCACGAAGATCGAGGACTTCCTCCCGAACAGCGCCCTCGGCGGTGCGACCCTGGGCGCGTGGGACAACGTCATGGACCTCGAGTTCGGCCCCGACGGCGCGCTTTACGTCCTGAACTACGGCGACGGCTTCTTCCGCCCGAACCCCGACGCGGGCCTGTACCGCATCGACTACGTCGAGGGCACGAAGGGCCCGCGTGCGGTGGTCGAGGCCTCCGTCACGTCGGGCGACGGACCGCTCGCCGTCGAGTTCGACGCCTCCGGCTCGTCGCACCCCGACGACCTCGCGCTGAGCTTCGCATGGGACTTCGAGAACACGGGCACCTTCACCGAGGGTGAGGCGACCGCGTCGTACACGTACGAGGAGGACGGCCAGTACCAGGCCCGCGTCCGCGTCACCGACGCCGGCGGCCGGGTGAGCCTGGCCTCGGTCACGATCACGGTCGGCAACACCGCGCCCGTCGTCGAGATCGTCTCGCCGGTCGACGGCTCGTTCGTCGACTGGGGCGACGAGGTCGCCTTCGAGGTGAAGGTCACCGACCCCGACGAGACCATCGACTGCAGCCGCGTGCTGTGGAGCTACGGCCTCGGCCACGACAACACCCACACCCACCCGCTGTTCACGGGCTCGGGCTGCACCGCCACGATCGAGACCTCGCTCGAGGCGGGCCACGGCGAGACCGAGAACATCTACGGCCAGATCGGCGCGTCGTACACCGACGCGGGCACCGACACGGCCCCGGCCCTCACCGGTGACGACGTCGTGCTGCTCAACCCGCGCGCCCTGCAGGCCGAGCACAGCGACGCCCGCAGCGGCGACGTGACGGTCGTCGACGACGAGACGGCGGCGGGCTTCCGTCACCTGGCCGGCCTCGACGCGGGCGAGTGGATCGCCTACGACCCGGTCGAGCTGGGCGGCATCACCGGCGTCGAGCTCCTCGCCAAGGGCGCCGGCACCGTGACGCTGCACTGGGCCGACGCCGACGGCGACCAGGTGGCCGAGTTCGCGGTGGACTCCGCGAGCGACTGGCAGGCGGTCTCGGTGCCGCTGACGGTGATCCCCGAGGGCACCGGACGGATCGTGGTCACTTCGACCGGCGGCGTGCTGCTCGACCAGTTCGAGTTCACGACCTCGACGAGCGACGTGCGCGCGCTGCTGAACGCCCTCGCGGCGGACAAGCGGATCACGAAGGGCGCCGCGGCCTCCTTCGGCGACACGCTCGACGAGATCGAGGCCGCCCTCGAGGCCGGCGACACCGCCACCGCCACCGCCGGGCTCGAGTTCATCGTCACGCAGGTCCCGAACCGGATCCGCACCGACGCGGACGCTGCGGCGCTGGTGATCCGCGCGGTCGAGGCGGTGATCGCGAACCTGTAG
- a CDS encoding phage holin family protein, which produces MVRFLVNIAVSLVMAAVGLLLCAWLLPAFHLDTSGFLIAVLVFTVAQAVLSPFVFNVARQYASAILGGIGLVSTFVALLIASFFPGGIRIDDILTWVLATLLMWIVTALGTWLIPLLIFRKRRESRTA; this is translated from the coding sequence ATGGTGCGCTTCCTCGTGAACATCGCGGTCTCCCTGGTCATGGCCGCGGTCGGCCTGCTGCTGTGCGCATGGCTGCTGCCCGCGTTCCACCTCGACACGAGCGGCTTCCTCATCGCGGTGCTCGTCTTCACGGTCGCGCAGGCGGTGCTCTCGCCGTTCGTCTTCAACGTTGCGCGGCAGTACGCCTCCGCGATCCTCGGCGGCATCGGGCTCGTCTCGACGTTCGTCGCGCTGCTCATCGCCTCGTTCTTCCCCGGCGGCATCCGCATCGACGACATCCTCACCTGGGTGCTCGCGACGCTGCTCATGTGGATCGTGACGGCGCTCGGCACGTGGCTGATCCCGCTGCTGATCTTCCGCAAGCGCCGCGAGAGCCGCACCGCCTGA
- a CDS encoding ArsR/SmtB family transcription factor: protein MKAADDELSRVFHALADPTRRAILSRLNAGPATVGALAAPFAMSRPAISQHLNVLERAGLIERTATAQWRTCSLRTEPLDEASAWVERHRGEWNERFDLLDEQLRRMKGEIP, encoded by the coding sequence GTGAAGGCCGCGGACGACGAGTTGAGCCGGGTGTTCCACGCCCTGGCCGACCCGACGCGCCGCGCGATCCTCTCGCGCCTGAACGCCGGACCGGCCACCGTCGGCGCGCTCGCCGCGCCCTTCGCCATGAGCCGCCCCGCGATCTCGCAGCACCTCAACGTGCTCGAGCGTGCGGGACTCATCGAACGCACCGCGACGGCGCAGTGGCGCACGTGCTCGCTGCGGACCGAGCCGCTCGACGAGGCATCCGCCTGGGTCGAGCGCCACCGCGGCGAGTGGAACGAGCGATTCGACCTGCTCGACGAGCAGCTCCGCCGGATGAAGGGGGAGATCCCATGA
- a CDS encoding SRPBCC family protein: MTERADDAQFTITRIFDAPRELVWRAWTASADAAEWWHPRGIEIKGGTVDVDVRPGGRYAYTMVNPADGAEYPTTGVYREVDPPKRLVFTWASPGEPDDTAPLITVELRELDGDRTEMLFHLRGVAGRPGDEDVYDGWDSAFDLLVEQLTARAR, encoded by the coding sequence ATGACCGAGCGAGCGGATGACGCGCAGTTCACGATCACGCGCATCTTCGACGCGCCGCGCGAGCTGGTCTGGCGCGCATGGACCGCATCGGCGGACGCCGCCGAGTGGTGGCACCCGCGCGGCATCGAGATCAAGGGCGGCACCGTCGACGTCGATGTCCGACCCGGAGGGCGCTACGCCTACACCATGGTGAACCCCGCCGACGGCGCCGAATACCCGACCACCGGCGTCTACCGCGAAGTGGATCCACCGAAGCGGCTCGTGTTCACCTGGGCGTCGCCCGGCGAGCCGGATGACACGGCGCCCCTGATCACGGTCGAACTGCGCGAGCTCGACGGCGACCGCACCGAGATGTTGTTCCACCTGCGCGGCGTCGCCGGCCGGCCCGGCGACGAGGACGTCTACGACGGATGGGACTCCGCGTTCGACCTGCTCGTGGAGCAGCTCACGGCTCGGGCGCGCTGA
- a CDS encoding dihydrofolate reductase family protein, which produces MGRLIVEQIVSADGYAADADGGIGFFATAPVGAVEAGGPGPVDREQLAWLAGVDAILLGKNTYRMFADYWPSADPAVEPVAEPIARLPKHVVSNTLERAPWGDDEADVLRGDAAASVARLTDRFDATVLWGSLTLADALFEAGLVDELRLRVVPVLIGTGRSFTPTALGPRPLALDHTVAHPSGHVSLHYRLR; this is translated from the coding sequence ATGGGCCGGCTCATCGTCGAGCAGATCGTCTCGGCCGACGGCTACGCGGCCGACGCGGACGGCGGCATCGGGTTCTTCGCGACGGCGCCGGTCGGTGCTGTCGAAGCCGGGGGTCCCGGCCCCGTCGATCGCGAGCAGCTGGCGTGGCTCGCGGGCGTCGACGCCATCCTGCTCGGGAAGAACACCTACCGCATGTTCGCCGACTACTGGCCCAGCGCCGATCCCGCGGTGGAGCCCGTGGCCGAGCCCATCGCGCGACTGCCGAAGCACGTCGTGTCGAACACGCTCGAGCGGGCACCGTGGGGCGACGACGAGGCCGACGTGCTGCGAGGAGATGCGGCGGCATCCGTCGCTCGACTGACCGATCGCTTCGACGCGACCGTCCTGTGGGGCAGCCTCACGCTCGCGGATGCGCTGTTCGAGGCCGGGCTGGTCGACGAACTGCGGCTGCGCGTCGTTCCCGTGCTGATCGGCACCGGCCGCTCGTTCACGCCGACCGCCCTCGGACCGCGCCCGCTCGCCCTCGACCACACGGTGGCGCACCCGTCGGGGCACGTGAGCCTGCACTACCGCCTCCGTTGA
- a CDS encoding threonine aldolase family protein — MTHEFQPLHDAAIRGFASDNYSGVHPEVLAAIAAANGGHQVAYGDDAYTEHLHEVFARHFGDPVEVYPVFNGTGANVTALQSMLPRWGAVIAASTAHINVDEGGAPERVGGIKLLTVPADDGKLTPELVDREAWGWGDEHRAQPLVVSITQTTELGTAYSVEEIRALADHAHERGMRLHMDGARISNAAASLGLPLHAFTRDAGVDVLSFGGTKNGALLGEAIVVLDPEASAGLKYLRKLNMQLSSKMRFVSAQLIALLDGDLYLRNASHSNAMARRLRDALDAGIAAGELPGLSFTQATQSNGVFAVLPAGVADRLRDRGFKFYDWDAARGEVRWMCSFDTTEADIDAFVAGIREELARAAA; from the coding sequence GTGACCCACGAGTTCCAGCCCCTCCACGACGCCGCCATCCGCGGCTTCGCCTCAGACAACTACTCCGGCGTGCACCCCGAGGTGCTCGCCGCGATCGCGGCGGCCAACGGCGGCCACCAGGTCGCGTACGGCGACGACGCCTACACCGAGCACCTGCACGAGGTCTTCGCCCGGCACTTCGGCGACCCCGTCGAGGTGTACCCGGTGTTCAACGGCACTGGCGCGAACGTCACGGCGCTGCAGTCGATGCTGCCGCGCTGGGGCGCCGTGATCGCGGCGTCGACGGCCCACATCAACGTCGACGAGGGCGGCGCCCCCGAGCGCGTCGGCGGCATCAAGCTGCTGACCGTCCCCGCCGATGACGGCAAGCTCACCCCCGAGCTCGTCGACCGCGAGGCGTGGGGCTGGGGCGACGAGCACCGGGCCCAGCCGCTGGTCGTGTCGATCACGCAGACCACCGAGCTCGGCACCGCCTACTCGGTCGAGGAGATCCGCGCGCTCGCCGACCACGCGCACGAGCGCGGGATGCGGCTGCACATGGACGGCGCGCGCATCTCGAACGCCGCGGCGTCCCTCGGGCTGCCCCTGCACGCGTTCACGCGCGACGCCGGGGTCGACGTGCTGAGCTTCGGGGGCACCAAGAACGGCGCGCTGCTCGGCGAGGCGATCGTGGTGCTCGACCCCGAGGCATCCGCGGGCCTGAAGTACCTGCGCAAGCTCAACATGCAGCTCTCCTCGAAGATGCGGTTCGTGTCGGCGCAGCTCATCGCCCTGCTCGACGGCGATCTCTACCTGCGCAACGCCTCGCACTCGAACGCGATGGCGCGCCGCCTGCGCGACGCCCTCGACGCCGGCATCGCCGCGGGCGAGCTGCCCGGCCTCTCGTTCACGCAGGCGACGCAGTCGAACGGCGTCTTCGCGGTGCTGCCCGCGGGCGTCGCCGACCGCCTGCGCGACCGCGGCTTCAAGTTCTACGACTGGGATGCCGCGCGGGGCGAGGTGCGCTGGATGTGCTCGTTCGACACGACCGAGGCCGACATCGACGCGTTCGTCGCCGGAATCCGCGAGGAGCTCGCGCGCGCGGCGGC